From Chiloscyllium punctatum isolate Juve2018m chromosome 36, sChiPun1.3, whole genome shotgun sequence, the proteins below share one genomic window:
- the LOC140460278 gene encoding uncharacterized protein → MGKPWKCGDCGKGFPSPSALENHRRIHTGERPFTCSLCGQRFTEASHLVRHQRVHTGERPFTCSMCGKGFSRMGNLQTHQRVHAGEKPFMCPVCGKGFAQSSGLLIHQRVHTGERLFTCSVCGKGFTQSSTLLIHQRVHTGEKPFICSVCGQGFSQMGNLQTHQRLHTGEKLFTCSMCGKGFVQSAALLTHQRVHTGERPFTCSQCGKGFINSSTLLTHQRVHTGERPFTCSQCGKGFIKSSILLTHQRVHTGERPFTCSMCGKGFIDSSGLRTHQLVHTRERLFTCSQCGKGFTRSSHLQRHQRVHVPSQGQ, encoded by the coding sequence ATGGGAAAACCGTGGAAATGTGgagactgtgggaaaggattcccttccccatcgGCACTGGAAAACCACAGACGCATTCACACTGgcgagaggccgttcacctgctctctgtGTGGGCAGAGATTCACTGAAGCATCCCACCTCGTGAGACACCAGcgtgttcacactggggagaggccattcacctgctccatgtgcgggaagggattcagtCGGATGGGCAACCTGCAgacgcaccagcgggtccacgcgggagagaagccattcatgtgccctgtgtgtgggaaggggtttgCTCAGTCATCTGGACTGTTGATCCATCAGCGGGTAcacaccggggagaggctgttcacctgctccgtgtgcgggaagggattcactcagtcatctaCTCTCCTGatccaccagcgggtccacactggggagaagccattcatCTGCTCAGTGTGTGGGCAGGGATTCAGTCAGATGGGAAACCTGCAGACGCACCAGCGCCTCCACACGGGAgagaagctgttcacctgctcAATGTGTGGGAAGGGGTTTGTTCAGTCAGCTGCACtcctgacccaccagcgggtccacaccggggagaggccatttaccTGCTcacagtgtgggaagggattcatcaATTCTTCCACCCTGTTGACCCACCAGCGGgtacacacaggggagaggccgttcacctgctctcagtgcgggaagggattcATCAAGTCTTCcatcctgctgacccaccagcgtgttcacaccggagagaggccattcacctgctccatgtgcgGGAAGGGATTCATTGATTCTTCTGGCCTGCGGACCCACCAGCTggttcacaccagggagaggctgttcacctgctctcagtgtgggaagggattcacccgctcctcccacctgcagaggcaccagcgagttcacgtgccatcgcaggggcagtag